Proteins encoded within one genomic window of Nordella sp. HKS 07:
- the gyrA gene encoding DNA gyrase subunit A, with translation MADNDDKNDPNSSGNPGEITPISIEEEMKKSYLDYAMSVIVSRALPDVRDGLKPVHRRILYTMHENGFTPDKAHKKSARVTGDVMGKYHPHGNLAIYDALVRLAQDFSLRLPLIDGQGNFGSVDGDPPAAERYTEARLAKAAMPLLDDLDKDTVNFVANYSNEFHEPTVLPAKYPNLLVNGSGGIAVGMATNMAPHNLGEVVDGTIATIDNPGITIDELMNIIPGPDFPTGAIILGRAGIKSAMHTGRGSIVMRGKVTTEELRKEREALIIHEIPYQVNKATMIEKIAELVREKKIEGISDIRDESDRHGMRVVVELKRDAMADVVLNQLYRFSPLQTTFGVNNIALIGGRPELLNVKDLIQAFIGFREEVVTRRTKFLLNKARDRAHILVGLAIAVANIDEVIALIRRSKDAAEAREALMAKAWPAKDMAPLIALIADPRHKLGADDTYKLSEEQARAILDLRLQRLTALGREEIAEELEKLAKEISDYLDILRSRARVFAIIKDELTAIKTEFATPRRTQIVDNEGEVEDEDLIQREDMVVTVSHTGYVKRVPLSAYRAQRRGGKGRAGMQTREEDFVTKLFIANTHTPILFFSSAGMVYRMKVWRLPVGNPQARGKALINLLPLAQDERITTVMPMPEDEATWGALQLMFATRSGNVRRNELSDFESINRNGKIAMKLDAGDQIAGVDICTLADDVLMTTAHGQCIRFPVEDVRIFKGRDSTGVRGIRIDGDDHVISMAILRHVEASADERLAYLKMARAVSGDEGDENGASEEEVTQAQEAILTQERYAQMGAAEQIILTVSSNGYGKRTSSYEYRVTGRGGKGITAMAVNDRNGPLVASFPVEDADQIMLVTDGGQLIRCPVHDIRKAGRATQGVIVLDTADDEHVVSVERISEEEENGEG, from the coding sequence GTGGCCGACAACGACGACAAGAACGATCCGAATTCTTCCGGCAATCCGGGTGAAATCACGCCTATCTCCATCGAAGAGGAGATGAAGAAGAGCTATCTCGATTACGCGATGAGCGTGATCGTGTCGCGTGCACTTCCCGACGTGCGCGACGGCTTGAAGCCGGTGCACCGGCGCATCCTCTACACGATGCATGAGAACGGGTTCACGCCCGACAAGGCACATAAGAAGTCGGCGCGCGTCACCGGCGACGTGATGGGTAAGTACCATCCGCACGGCAATCTCGCGATCTATGACGCGCTGGTGCGTCTGGCGCAGGATTTCTCTTTGCGTCTGCCCTTGATCGACGGGCAGGGCAATTTCGGCTCCGTCGACGGCGATCCTCCGGCGGCCGAACGCTACACCGAAGCCCGCCTCGCCAAGGCCGCCATGCCCTTGCTCGACGATCTCGACAAGGACACGGTAAATTTCGTCGCCAACTATTCCAACGAATTCCACGAGCCGACGGTCCTTCCGGCGAAATATCCCAATCTGCTCGTCAATGGCTCGGGCGGCATCGCGGTCGGCATGGCCACCAACATGGCGCCGCATAATCTGGGCGAGGTGGTCGACGGCACCATCGCCACGATCGACAATCCCGGCATTACCATCGACGAATTGATGAACATCATCCCGGGACCCGATTTCCCGACCGGCGCCATCATCCTCGGGCGCGCCGGCATCAAGTCGGCGATGCATACCGGGCGCGGCTCGATCGTCATGCGCGGCAAGGTCACGACCGAGGAACTGCGCAAGGAGCGCGAGGCTCTCATCATCCACGAGATCCCCTATCAGGTGAACAAGGCGACGATGATCGAGAAGATCGCCGAACTGGTACGCGAGAAGAAGATCGAAGGCATCTCAGACATCCGCGACGAAAGCGATCGTCACGGCATGCGCGTCGTGGTCGAGCTCAAGCGCGACGCGATGGCGGACGTGGTGCTGAATCAGCTTTATCGGTTCTCGCCGCTGCAGACGACGTTCGGCGTGAACAATATCGCGCTGATCGGCGGACGGCCCGAGCTGCTCAACGTCAAGGACCTGATCCAGGCCTTTATCGGCTTCCGCGAGGAGGTCGTCACCCGGCGCACGAAATTCCTCCTGAACAAGGCGCGCGACCGCGCCCATATCTTGGTCGGCCTCGCCATCGCGGTCGCCAATATCGACGAGGTGATCGCGCTCATCCGCCGTTCAAAGGACGCCGCCGAGGCGCGCGAAGCCTTGATGGCGAAGGCCTGGCCCGCCAAGGACATGGCGCCGCTCATCGCGCTCATCGCCGATCCCCGCCACAAGCTCGGCGCCGACGACACCTACAAGCTCTCGGAAGAGCAGGCGCGTGCCATCCTCGATCTGCGCCTGCAGCGCCTCACGGCGCTGGGGCGCGAGGAGATCGCCGAAGAGCTGGAAAAGCTCGCCAAGGAAATCTCCGACTATCTCGACATATTGCGCTCGCGGGCGCGCGTCTTCGCCATCATCAAGGACGAGCTCACGGCCATCAAGACCGAGTTCGCGACGCCGAGGCGCACCCAGATCGTCGACAACGAAGGCGAGGTCGAGGACGAAGACCTCATCCAGCGCGAGGACATGGTGGTGACGGTGAGCCACACCGGCTATGTCAAGCGCGTGCCGCTCTCGGCCTATCGCGCGCAAAGGCGCGGCGGCAAGGGCAGGGCCGGCATGCAGACGCGCGAGGAGGATTTCGTCACCAAGCTCTTCATCGCCAATACCCACACGCCGATCCTGTTCTTCTCCTCGGCTGGCATGGTCTACCGCATGAAAGTGTGGCGGTTGCCCGTCGGCAACCCGCAGGCGCGCGGCAAGGCGCTCATCAACCTGCTGCCCTTGGCGCAGGACGAGCGCATCACCACGGTGATGCCGATGCCCGAGGACGAAGCGACCTGGGGAGCGCTGCAGCTCATGTTCGCCACCCGCTCGGGCAATGTCCGGCGCAACGAGCTCTCCGATTTCGAGAGCATCAACCGCAATGGCAAGATCGCCATGAAGCTCGACGCGGGCGACCAGATCGCCGGCGTCGATATCTGCACCCTCGCCGACGACGTGCTGATGACCACGGCGCATGGCCAATGCATCCGCTTCCCCGTCGAGGACGTGCGCATCTTCAAGGGCCGGGATTCGACCGGCGTGCGCGGCATCAGGATCGACGGTGACGATCACGTGATCTCGATGGCGATCCTGCGCCATGTCGAGGCCTCGGCTGACGAGCGCCTGGCCTATCTCAAGATGGCGCGCGCGGTTTCGGGCGACGAGGGCGATGAGAATGGCGCCTCCGAGGAAGAGGTGACGCAGGCGCAAGAGGCGATACTGACGCAGGAGCGCTACGCCCAGATGGGTGCCGCCGAGCAGATCATCCTCACCGTCTCCTCCAACGGCTACGGCAAGCGCACCTCGAGCTACGAATACCGCGTCACCGGGCGTGGCGGCAAAGGCATCACGGCCATGGCGGTCAATGACCGCAACGGCCCGCTGGTGGCGTCCTTCCCGGTCGAGGACGCGGACCAGATCATGCTGGTGACCGATGGCGGCCAGCTCATCCGCTGCCCGGTCCACGACATCCGCAAGGCCGGCCGCGCGACGCAAGGCGTGATCGTGCTCGACACGGCCGATGACGAGCATGTCGTCTCGGTCGAGCGCATCAGCGAGGAAGAGGAAAACGGCGAGGGGTAA
- a CDS encoding ROK family protein, whose translation MTRWAIGADVGGTKIAAGLVELDTGRLIERMELPTPRGQGAQAVIAAIGDAVLRIDDAATRSDVRWQGLGIGLPELVRLDGTPASQWIADWRGVDLPQALSRFAPVRVESDVRLAALAELRYGHGRSLPSFIFVSIGTGLSCAVCRGGRIERGARGFAIHFASSDLVSFAATTGQRTTFNLEAFASGLGMSEAYEARTGRAATARMMVEAEAGPEGEALLDEATTALASAIGQVINLIDPHGVVIGGGARHGAALLRHAQGQDTGLYLGRGVPGSPGSVESAQSFRRGRRGSRPACWRGRRKALISRPDSAP comes from the coding sequence ATGACGCGCTGGGCCATCGGCGCCGATGTAGGCGGCACCAAGATTGCTGCCGGCCTCGTGGAGCTCGATACCGGCCGGCTCATCGAGCGCATGGAATTGCCGACACCACGCGGGCAGGGCGCTCAGGCCGTGATCGCTGCCATCGGTGACGCCGTCCTGCGGATCGACGACGCGGCGACACGTTCGGATGTCCGGTGGCAGGGCCTGGGCATCGGCTTGCCGGAACTGGTCCGGCTCGATGGCACGCCGGCCAGCCAATGGATTGCCGACTGGCGTGGCGTCGACCTGCCGCAAGCCCTGTCCCGCTTCGCTCCGGTCAGGGTCGAGAGCGACGTGCGCCTAGCGGCCTTGGCCGAATTGCGGTACGGGCATGGCCGCTCATTGCCGAGTTTCATCTTTGTGTCGATCGGCACGGGTTTGAGCTGCGCGGTCTGCCGCGGCGGCCGCATCGAGCGCGGTGCTCGTGGTTTCGCGATCCATTTCGCCTCGAGCGATCTCGTTTCCTTTGCCGCGACGACCGGCCAGCGCACGACATTCAATCTTGAGGCCTTCGCCTCCGGGCTCGGCATGAGTGAGGCCTATGAAGCCCGCACCGGGCGTGCCGCCACCGCCCGCATGATGGTTGAGGCGGAAGCGGGGCCTGAAGGAGAGGCGCTGCTGGACGAGGCGACCACAGCGCTCGCCAGCGCCATCGGCCAGGTGATCAATCTGATCGATCCCCATGGCGTGGTGATCGGCGGGGGGGCTCGGCACGGCGCCGCGCTACTTCGCCATGCTCAAGGACAAGATACCGGCCTATATCTGGGCCGAGGAGTGCCGGGATCTCCCGGTTCTGTCGAGTCAGCTCAGAGCTTCCGCAGGGGTCGTCGGGGCAGCCGCCCTGCATGCTGGCGAGGCCGTCGCAAGGCCTTGATTTCAAGGCCTGATTCAGCCCCGTAA
- a CDS encoding 6-phosphogluconolactonase has protein sequence MNAITPQIFHDVDILGRVFAERLLALIDQAKAAGRLFLLGCPGGRSPRPVYQAMGQALAKRPRDLSHLVIVMMDDYLVETGSGLDHVPENSHFSCRRFAQVEIVGVLNEALAEGFRIPAAQVWFPDPRDPQAYDARIAEAGASTFSFSPRERATAMWPSIQKGARATAVRASCRWPKIPGATT, from the coding sequence ATGAACGCGATCACGCCGCAGATTTTCCATGATGTTGACATTCTGGGACGTGTTTTCGCGGAGCGGCTGCTCGCTCTCATCGATCAGGCGAAAGCGGCCGGCCGGCTCTTCCTGCTGGGCTGTCCGGGCGGCCGTTCGCCGCGACCCGTCTATCAGGCCATGGGACAGGCGCTCGCCAAGCGGCCCAGAGACCTCAGTCACCTGGTCATCGTGATGATGGACGACTATCTGGTCGAGACCGGCTCCGGGCTCGATCATGTGCCGGAGAACAGCCATTTCTCCTGCCGGCGCTTCGCGCAAGTGGAAATCGTCGGCGTACTGAACGAAGCGCTTGCGGAAGGGTTCCGTATCCCCGCGGCGCAAGTCTGGTTTCCGGATCCACGGGATCCTCAGGCCTATGATGCGCGGATAGCCGAGGCGGGGGCATCGACCTTTTCATTCTCGCCTCGGGAGCGAGCGACGGCCATGTGGCCTTCAATCCAAAAGGGAGCGCGCGCGACAGCCGTTCGCGCATCGTGCCGCTGGCCGAAGATACCCGGCGCGACAACATGA
- a CDS encoding murein hydrolase activator EnvC: protein MNPKAYGLATLLLLFSQWYVMAESAPDTLTFAWPVDGAVKRSFGAPDTEGGTLQGIALAPKKGAVRAAADAVVVYAGPFRNYGELLILKHGCGYQTVVAGAARLSVTIGQKVRLGEEIGMLAEPSEKEQDVYFELRRDGVPADPALVMPGPGSSASRIVTCGDVATAEAKPASQTDAIESSKTPSSDSPALPQKSDVKIVWTGNFPWPARGEVLQLFDAKTTEGINIAMPEGTKVKAVAKGIVIYAGGELKALGTRFWCVMRTAW, encoded by the coding sequence ATGAACCCCAAGGCATACGGGCTGGCAACTCTGCTTCTTCTCTTCTCGCAATGGTACGTGATGGCCGAGTCCGCGCCGGACACCCTCACTTTCGCGTGGCCTGTCGACGGCGCCGTCAAGCGCAGTTTCGGCGCGCCCGATACAGAAGGCGGCACGCTGCAGGGCATTGCTCTTGCGCCGAAGAAAGGCGCCGTCCGCGCCGCCGCGGATGCCGTTGTCGTCTATGCCGGGCCTTTTCGCAACTATGGCGAGCTGCTGATTCTCAAGCATGGCTGCGGATATCAGACCGTCGTTGCCGGGGCCGCGCGGTTGTCCGTGACCATTGGACAAAAGGTGCGCCTCGGTGAAGAGATCGGCATGCTGGCCGAGCCGTCAGAGAAAGAGCAGGACGTCTATTTCGAACTGCGGCGCGACGGCGTTCCCGCCGACCCTGCACTTGTGATGCCTGGGCCAGGCTCAAGCGCCTCGCGCATCGTCACCTGCGGCGATGTCGCCACTGCCGAGGCAAAGCCCGCCAGCCAGACAGACGCGATCGAGAGTTCGAAGACGCCCTCCTCCGATTCTCCGGCACTCCCACAGAAATCCGATGTGAAGATCGTCTGGACGGGAAATTTCCCGTGGCCGGCGCGCGGCGAAGTTCTGCAGCTCTTTGACGCAAAAACGACCGAAGGCATCAATATCGCGATGCCGGAAGGCACCAAAGTCAAAGCGGTCGCGAAAGGTATCGTGATCTATGCGGGCGGCGAACTCAAAGCGCTGGGCACACGGTTCTGGTGCGTCATGAGGACAGCCTGGTGA
- a CDS encoding peptidoglycan DD-metalloendopeptidase family protein, giving the protein MTVYGYLRELKVRRGQQVRRGEVIGESGKSGDAPRPMLHFQVRKKSAPVDPAAYLAKP; this is encoded by the coding sequence GTGACCGTCTACGGCTATCTCCGCGAGCTAAAGGTACGGCGCGGACAGCAAGTCCGACGTGGCGAAGTCATCGGCGAATCCGGGAAGAGCGGTGACGCCCCCCGGCCAATGCTGCATTTTCAGGTGCGAAAGAAGTCGGCGCCCGTCGATCCGGCCGCGTATCTGGCCAAGCCCTGA